The following proteins come from a genomic window of Pseudomonas cichorii:
- the tssC gene encoding type VI secretion system contractile sheath large subunit, with the protein MSTSAAQQKSNESGEYSILDSIIAETRLTPDDEAYDIAKRGVSAFIEELLKPQNNGEPVKKAMVDRMIAEIDAKLSRQMDEILHHPDFQSLESSWRGLQLLVDRTNFRENIKIEILNVSKDDLLDDFEDSPEVMQSGLYKHIYTAEYGQFGGQPVGAIIANYYMSPSSPDVKLMQYVSSVACMSHAPFIAAAGPKFFGLESFTGLPDLKDLKDHFEGPQFAKWQSFRESEDSRYVGLTVPRFLLRNPYDPEENPVKSFVYKETVANSHEHYLWGNTAYAFGTKLTDSFAKFRWCPNIIGPQSGGAVEDLPLHHFESMGEIETKIPTEVLVSDRREYELAEEGFISLTMRKGSDNAAFFSASSVQKPKFFGISAEGKAAELNYKLGTQLPYMMIVNRLAHYLKVLQREQLGSWKERTDLELELNKWIRQYVADQENPSAEVRGRRPLRAAQIIVSDVEGEPGWYRVSLNVRPHFKYMGADFTLSLVGKLDKE; encoded by the coding sequence ATGAGCACTAGCGCAGCACAGCAAAAGAGCAACGAGAGCGGCGAATACAGCATTCTCGACAGCATCATTGCCGAAACCCGCCTGACACCGGACGACGAAGCCTACGACATCGCCAAGCGCGGCGTATCTGCCTTCATCGAAGAACTGCTCAAGCCGCAGAACAACGGTGAGCCGGTCAAGAAGGCCATGGTTGACCGCATGATCGCCGAGATCGATGCCAAGCTCAGCCGTCAGATGGACGAAATTCTGCACCACCCTGACTTCCAGTCCCTGGAATCGTCCTGGCGTGGTCTGCAATTGCTGGTCGATCGCACCAACTTCCGCGAAAACATCAAGATCGAAATCCTCAACGTCTCCAAGGACGACCTGCTGGACGACTTCGAAGATTCGCCGGAAGTGATGCAGTCGGGTCTGTACAAGCACATCTACACCGCTGAATACGGTCAGTTCGGTGGACAACCGGTTGGCGCGATCATCGCCAACTACTACATGTCCCCAAGCTCCCCGGACGTGAAACTGATGCAGTACGTCTCCAGCGTAGCCTGCATGTCCCACGCGCCGTTCATTGCCGCTGCCGGCCCGAAATTCTTCGGCCTGGAAAGCTTCACCGGTCTGCCGGACCTCAAGGATCTGAAAGATCACTTCGAAGGCCCGCAATTCGCCAAATGGCAGAGCTTCCGTGAGTCGGAAGACTCCCGTTACGTTGGCCTGACCGTGCCGCGCTTCCTGCTGCGCAACCCGTACGATCCGGAAGAAAACCCGGTCAAATCGTTCGTGTACAAGGAAACCGTCGCCAACAGCCACGAGCACTACCTGTGGGGCAACACGGCCTACGCGTTCGGCACCAAGCTGACCGACAGTTTCGCCAAGTTCCGCTGGTGCCCGAACATCATCGGCCCGCAGAGCGGTGGTGCTGTTGAAGACCTGCCGTTGCACCATTTCGAAAGCATGGGCGAAATCGAAACCAAGATTCCTACCGAGGTTCTGGTTTCCGACCGCCGTGAATACGAACTGGCCGAGGAAGGCTTCATTTCCCTGACCATGCGCAAAGGCTCCGACAACGCGGCGTTCTTCTCCGCAAGCTCGGTGCAGAAGCCGAAGTTCTTCGGCATCAGCGCAGAAGGCAAGGCAGCAGAGCTGAACTACAAGCTCGGCACCCAACTGCCGTACATGATGATCGTCAACCGCCTGGCTCACTACCTGAAAGTGCTGCAGCGCGAGCAACTCGGTTCGTGGAAAGAGCGTACCGACCTCGAGCTGGAACTCAACAAGTGGATTCGCCAGTACGTGGCCGACCAGGAAAACCCAAGCGCCGAAGTGCGTGGCCGTCGCCCGCTGCGCGCTGCCCAGATCATCGTCAGCGATGTAGAAGGGGAGCCGGGCTGGTACCGCGTCAGCCTGAACGTGCGTCCGCACTTCAAGTACATGGGTGCCGATTTCACCCTGTCGCTGGTTGGCAAGCTGGACAAAGAGTAA
- the tssB gene encoding type VI secretion system contractile sheath small subunit, translating to MAKEGSVAPKERINVTFKPATGGAQEEIELPLKLLAIGDYTHRKDERKIEDRKPISIDKMTFDEVLAKQELSLTLSVPNRLQEESDNEELAVQLRVNSMKDFNPASLVEQVPELKKLMELRDALVALKGPLGNAPAFRKAIEGVLADDESRGRVLGELGLNAEAPKA from the coding sequence ATGGCCAAAGAAGGCTCGGTAGCCCCCAAGGAACGCATCAACGTCACTTTCAAACCTGCCACCGGTGGTGCACAGGAAGAGATCGAACTGCCGTTGAAGCTGCTTGCAATCGGTGATTACACGCACCGCAAGGACGAACGCAAGATCGAAGATCGCAAGCCGATCAGCATCGACAAAATGACGTTTGACGAAGTGCTGGCAAAGCAAGAGCTGAGTCTGACATTGAGCGTGCCGAATCGCCTTCAGGAAGAAAGCGACAATGAAGAGCTGGCCGTGCAGCTGCGCGTCAACTCGATGAAGGACTTCAACCCGGCCAGCCTGGTCGAGCAAGTGCCAGAGTTGAAGAAACTGATGGAACTGCGCGACGCGTTGGTGGCCCTCAAAGGTCCGCTGGGTAACGCGCCTGCGTTCCGCAAAGCCATCGAAGGCGTTCTCGCCGACGACGAATCCCGCGGTCGCGTACTCGGTGAGCTGGGTCTGAACGCCGAAGCCCCGAAAGCCTGA